A genome region from Crossiella equi includes the following:
- a CDS encoding HhH-GPD-type base excision DNA repair protein — MTRTLCLAQDPAADALLTESHLALLFGMLLDQQIPMEKAFKGPRVLADRLGDLDVRRIAEMDPEAFTAVMSQVPAVHRFPGSMGKRLQDLAAYLVKHYDGEVSRLWTDGDPDGKEVLKRLKALPGFGDQKARIFLALLGKQRGITPTGWQSAAGAYGEDGSRRSVADVVDSTTLVEVREFKKAAKAAAKS, encoded by the coding sequence ATGACTCGCACGTTGTGCCTGGCCCAGGACCCGGCCGCGGACGCCCTGCTCACCGAGAGCCACCTGGCCCTGCTCTTCGGCATGCTGCTGGACCAGCAGATCCCCATGGAGAAGGCGTTCAAGGGACCCCGCGTCCTGGCCGACCGGCTCGGCGACCTGGACGTGCGGCGCATCGCCGAGATGGACCCCGAGGCCTTCACCGCCGTCATGTCCCAGGTGCCCGCCGTGCACCGCTTCCCGGGCTCCATGGGCAAGCGCCTGCAGGACCTGGCCGCCTACCTCGTCAAGCACTACGACGGCGAGGTCAGCCGCCTGTGGACCGACGGCGACCCGGACGGCAAGGAGGTGCTCAAGCGCCTCAAGGCCCTGCCTGGCTTCGGCGACCAGAAGGCCCGCATCTTCCTGGCCCTGCTCGGCAAGCAGCGCGGCATCACCCCGACCGGCTGGCAGAGCGCCGCGGGCGCCTACGGCGAGGACGGCTCCCGGCGCAGTGTGGCCGACGTGGTGGACTCCACCACCCTGGTCGAGGTGCGGGAGTTCAAGAAGGCCGCCAAGGCCGCCGCCAAATCCTGA
- a CDS encoding VOC family protein → MTALGALQCVVLDCPAPRELAGFYRGLLGGEVDRPDRRWSLDAEWSTLHLPGGVVLAFQYVRDHRPPVWGDPARPQQSHLDVDVTDLAAAREYVLAHGGRVLPGPPDRGWTVCSDPAGHTFCLLHPRVS, encoded by the coding sequence GTGACTGCCTTGGGTGCGCTCCAGTGTGTCGTCCTGGACTGTCCGGCTCCCCGGGAGCTGGCCGGGTTCTACCGGGGGCTGCTCGGTGGTGAGGTCGACCGGCCGGACCGGCGGTGGAGCCTGGACGCGGAGTGGTCGACGCTGCACCTGCCCGGCGGGGTGGTGCTGGCCTTCCAGTACGTGCGCGACCACCGGCCGCCGGTGTGGGGTGATCCGGCGCGGCCGCAGCAGTCGCACCTGGACGTGGACGTCACCGATCTGGCCGCGGCGCGGGAGTACGTGCTGGCCCACGGCGGGCGGGTGTTGCCCGGGCCGCCCGACCGGGGCTGGACGGTGTGCTCGGACCCGGCCGGGCACACCTTCTGCTTGCTGCACCCGCGTGTGTCCTGA
- a CDS encoding TetR/AcrR family transcriptional regulator C-terminal domain-containing protein — protein sequence MALDRMTVVRTALEVLNEVGLEALTLRRIATRLDVQAPALYWHFKNKQELVDEMATRVLVAATDGPDADWSGLDWREVARRLGHGLRQALLAHRDGARMVAGTHLTDTGMYTAMERALTVFTEAGFTLAEAATAFSTVYHFTIGFVIEEQAVQPMPGERDPSYDLAARTARMDGERTPLSIQAGPELFTDFDRRYTAGLDLIIRGLER from the coding sequence ATGGCTCTGGATCGCATGACTGTGGTGCGCACCGCACTCGAGGTGCTCAACGAGGTCGGGCTCGAGGCGCTCACCCTGCGCCGCATCGCCACCAGGCTCGACGTCCAGGCCCCAGCCCTGTACTGGCACTTCAAGAACAAGCAGGAGCTCGTCGACGAGATGGCCACCCGGGTCCTCGTCGCGGCCACCGACGGCCCGGACGCCGACTGGTCCGGGCTGGACTGGCGGGAAGTCGCCCGCCGCCTCGGCCACGGCCTGCGCCAGGCGCTGCTGGCCCACCGGGACGGGGCACGCATGGTCGCGGGCACACACCTGACCGACACCGGCATGTACACCGCGATGGAACGCGCGCTCACCGTGTTCACCGAGGCGGGCTTCACCCTGGCCGAGGCGGCGACCGCCTTCAGCACCGTCTACCACTTCACCATCGGCTTCGTGATCGAGGAACAGGCCGTGCAGCCCATGCCGGGGGAGCGCGACCCCAGCTACGACCTGGCCGCCCGCACCGCACGCATGGACGGCGAACGCACCCCGCTCAGCATCCAGGCCGGACCCGAGCTGTTCACCGACTTCGACCGCCGCTACACCGCCGGACTCGACCTCATCATCCGCGGCCTGGAGCGCTGA
- a CDS encoding FAD-dependent oxidoreductase encodes MTSVLIVGAGPTGLTLALDLARRGVLFRLVDAAPSAFTGSRGKGLQPRSLEVFEDLGVLDALLVHGGPYPSMRTYQDNGVVSDRALGEHIEPTPAVPHPNPLMVPQWRTETLLREHLADLGGTVEFGTRLTGFTQDADGVTATLASPYGNETVRADYLVGADGGRSTVRKTLDVSFLGETYDTQRMLVGDVRLTGLDRDFWHMWPAPGMLGGLALCPLAGTDTFQLITPPLSEGTDLPSLAELQDLLTSVTARPEIVLTELLWLSLYRANVRMVDRYRVGRVFLAGDAAHVHPPSGGQGLNTGVQDAYNLGWKLAAVLDGAPETLLDTYEQERLPVAAHVLGLSTHLLARDAAEGIRRDEETRQLGLGYRGGPLAGDPRETTTGLAAGDRAPDALLPGGRRLFDLCRGPHATALVFGSDARVRELDVTAVLTHGGLTGVPVRVVAVPEESARASYGVPEGAVVLVRPDGYLASVDAAPAVLHGAGW; translated from the coding sequence ATGACCTCCGTTCTCATCGTCGGGGCCGGCCCCACCGGTCTCACCCTCGCCCTCGACCTGGCCCGCCGCGGCGTGCTCTTCCGCCTCGTCGACGCCGCCCCGTCGGCCTTCACCGGCTCGCGCGGCAAGGGCCTGCAACCGCGCAGCCTGGAAGTCTTCGAGGACTTGGGTGTGCTCGACGCACTGCTGGTCCACGGCGGCCCCTACCCGAGCATGCGCACCTACCAGGACAACGGCGTGGTCTCCGACCGCGCCCTGGGCGAGCACATCGAACCGACCCCCGCGGTCCCCCACCCGAACCCGCTGATGGTGCCGCAGTGGCGCACCGAGACCCTGCTGCGCGAACACCTGGCCGACCTGGGCGGCACCGTGGAGTTCGGCACCCGCCTGACCGGCTTCACCCAGGACGCCGACGGCGTGACCGCGACCCTGGCAAGCCCGTACGGCAACGAGACCGTGCGGGCGGACTACCTCGTCGGCGCGGACGGCGGCCGCAGCACCGTGCGCAAGACCTTGGACGTCTCCTTCCTCGGCGAGACCTACGACACCCAGCGCATGCTGGTCGGCGACGTGCGCCTGACCGGCCTGGACCGCGACTTCTGGCACATGTGGCCCGCCCCCGGCATGCTGGGCGGACTGGCCCTGTGCCCGCTGGCGGGCACGGACACCTTCCAGCTCATCACCCCGCCCCTGTCCGAGGGCACCGACCTGCCGTCACTGGCCGAGCTGCAAGACCTGCTCACCTCCGTCACCGCCCGCCCGGAGATCGTGCTCACCGAGCTGCTCTGGCTCTCGCTGTACCGCGCCAACGTGCGCATGGTCGACCGCTACCGCGTCGGCCGGGTCTTCCTGGCCGGGGACGCCGCCCACGTGCACCCGCCCTCAGGCGGCCAGGGCCTCAACACCGGCGTGCAGGACGCCTACAACCTCGGCTGGAAGCTGGCCGCGGTCCTGGACGGCGCACCCGAGACCCTGCTGGACACCTACGAGCAGGAACGCCTGCCCGTAGCCGCCCACGTGCTGGGGCTGAGCACCCACCTGCTCGCCCGCGACGCCGCCGAGGGCATCCGCCGCGATGAGGAGACCCGTCAGCTGGGACTGGGCTACCGAGGCGGCCCGCTGGCAGGCGACCCCCGCGAGACCACGACCGGCCTGGCCGCGGGCGACCGCGCACCCGACGCGCTGCTTCCCGGCGGACGCAGGCTCTTCGACCTCTGCCGCGGCCCGCACGCCACCGCCCTGGTGTTCGGTTCGGACGCCCGCGTCCGGGAGCTGGACGTGACCGCCGTGCTGACCCACGGCGGGCTGACGGGTGTGCCGGTGCGGGTGGTCGCGGTGCCCGAGGAGTCGGCACGTGCCTCCTACGGAGTGCCGGAGGGCGCGGTGGTGCTGGTGCGGCCGGACGGGTACCTGGCCTCAGTGGACGCCGCGCCTGCCGTGCTTCACGGCGCGGGCTGGTAG
- a CDS encoding VOC family protein, with protein sequence MTNAHLPSIYPTLRYTDADAAIDFLTSVFGLRAKSVSRHEDGTVGHAELSWGNGLVMLGQRGPEPGPFDTGRAVLYLVAPDVDAHHDRTVAGGATVVMGLVDQPYGSREYAATDPEGNVWCFGTYQPAP encoded by the coding sequence ATGACGAACGCACACCTGCCCTCGATCTACCCGACCCTGCGCTACACCGACGCCGACGCGGCGATCGACTTCCTCACCTCGGTGTTCGGCCTGCGGGCCAAGAGCGTGTCCCGCCACGAGGACGGAACGGTCGGGCACGCGGAGCTGTCCTGGGGCAACGGGCTGGTCATGCTCGGCCAGCGCGGTCCCGAGCCGGGGCCCTTCGACACCGGGCGCGCCGTGCTCTACCTGGTGGCGCCCGACGTGGACGCCCACCACGACCGGACGGTGGCCGGTGGTGCGACGGTGGTCATGGGGCTGGTCGACCAGCCCTACGGTTCGCGGGAGTACGCCGCGACCGACCCGGAGGGGAACGTGTGGTGCTTCGGCACCTACCAGCCCGCGCCGTGA
- a CDS encoding UvrD-helicase domain-containing protein has translation MRFYADLHIHSKYSRACSRDCDLEHLTWWARRKGIALVGTGDFTHPAWYAHLRETLVEAEPGLYRLQPDLDRDINRTLPASCADTDVRFMLSVEISTIYKRGDKTRKVHHLIYMPDLAAAGEFNRRLAKIGNIGSDGRPILGLDSRDLLEIALESSPDAYLVPAHVWTPWFAVLGSKSGFDAIEDCYLDLADHIFAVETGLSSDPEMNWQVSGLDKYRLVSNSDAHSPPMLGREATVFDTELDYYRLRHALRTGEGFAGTAEFFPEEGKYHLDGHRKCDIRFNPAETRAHDSRCPVCEKPLTVGVLSRVNDLADRPLGHRPENAAPFRSLVPLPEIMSEILGVGPKSKKVMTELDRLTTALGPELAILDELPIDLIADQHELLGEAITRLRRGQVIRDSGYDGEYGVIRLFEPGELRRRAETHAPALFEDDLFSLAPTPAPAEPTTSPAPAAGGPSPAAPEPAIEPGPAPEPAPLVDPASGSEPTSEPNTEPELRPRPAPGPELKTDAGPTLVAAVEPGPLTIAGSTVGSGLAAAAAPEPTPAPGPSLLDGLDPDQRVAAERLGGPLLIIAGPGTGKTRTLTHRLAHLVTAHGVDPASCLAITFTRRAAEEMRERLAALAPGHAERITVSTFHALGVHILREQHGRVGLTGGFGIAGTEERLGILTEVAGGEKAARELLDGKVEWDETVRERYTKTLRARDLVDFDDLIVQPVRLLEEDPELAAQYRDRYQWISVDEYQDVDELQYRLLRLLAGERANLTAIGDPDQAIYRFRGADVGFFLRFRQDFPGAATVQLTRNYRSGKHIVAGARQAIAPTTLVPGRELHPCGSFEEHALIGLHTAADEAAEGAFVARTIDQLLGGSSFHSLDSGRVVDDGHGGLSFSDFAVLYRTDSQARAVVDALTRAGVPFQKRSHDRLVNRPGVAEILRELTYVAAGAAPAVGPGVLARVRAAAETALTRVPAAERQERAADFHTAVDLLTTLALRHEHDLDAFRTELALGAEVDSMDPRADRVWLLTLHAAKGLEFPVVFLVGNEDGLLPLRWQGAEDVDEEHVREERRLFFVGMTRAQQRLYLSHASRRHRHGAERAMPVSPFLSAVDGGLIERHGDAVPRKRKPRQTTLF, from the coding sequence GTGCGCTTCTACGCCGACCTGCACATCCACTCCAAGTACTCCCGCGCCTGCAGCCGGGACTGCGACCTGGAACACCTGACCTGGTGGGCCCGCCGCAAGGGCATCGCCCTGGTCGGCACCGGGGACTTCACCCACCCCGCCTGGTACGCACACCTGCGGGAGACCCTGGTCGAGGCCGAGCCGGGCCTGTACCGGCTGCAGCCGGACCTGGACCGCGACATCAACCGCACGCTCCCGGCCAGCTGCGCCGACACCGACGTGCGCTTCATGCTGTCGGTGGAGATCTCCACGATCTACAAGCGCGGTGACAAGACCCGCAAGGTCCACCACCTCATCTACATGCCGGACCTGGCCGCCGCGGGCGAGTTCAACCGCCGCCTGGCCAAGATCGGCAACATCGGCTCGGACGGCCGCCCGATCCTGGGTCTGGACTCCCGCGACCTCCTGGAGATCGCCCTGGAGAGCAGCCCGGACGCCTACCTCGTCCCGGCCCACGTCTGGACCCCATGGTTCGCGGTCCTGGGCTCGAAGTCGGGCTTCGACGCGATCGAGGACTGCTACCTGGACCTGGCCGACCACATCTTCGCGGTGGAGACGGGCCTGTCCAGCGACCCGGAGATGAACTGGCAGGTCTCAGGCCTGGACAAATACCGATTGGTCTCCAACAGCGACGCCCACTCCCCGCCGATGCTGGGCCGCGAGGCCACGGTCTTCGACACCGAGCTCGACTACTACCGCCTCCGCCACGCCCTGCGAACGGGCGAGGGCTTCGCGGGCACGGCCGAGTTCTTCCCGGAAGAGGGCAAGTACCACCTGGATGGCCACCGCAAGTGCGACATCCGCTTCAACCCGGCCGAGACCCGCGCCCACGACAGCCGCTGCCCGGTCTGCGAGAAGCCCCTGACGGTAGGCGTCCTGAGCCGGGTCAACGACCTGGCCGACCGCCCCTTGGGCCACCGCCCGGAAAACGCGGCCCCCTTCCGCAGCCTGGTCCCCCTCCCGGAGATCATGAGCGAGATCCTGGGCGTGGGCCCGAAGTCCAAAAAGGTCATGACCGAACTGGACCGCCTGACCACGGCCCTGGGCCCGGAGCTGGCCATCCTGGACGAGCTCCCGATCGACCTGATCGCCGACCAGCACGAACTCCTGGGCGAGGCCATCACCCGCCTCCGCCGGGGCCAGGTCATCCGCGACTCGGGCTACGACGGCGAGTACGGCGTCATCCGCCTCTTCGAGCCGGGTGAGCTCCGCCGCCGAGCCGAAACCCACGCCCCGGCCCTGTTCGAGGACGACCTCTTCAGCCTGGCCCCCACCCCGGCTCCGGCGGAGCCCACCACCAGCCCGGCCCCAGCTGCTGGCGGACCGAGTCCGGCGGCCCCCGAACCGGCCATCGAGCCAGGCCCAGCCCCCGAACCGGCCCCGCTGGTCGATCCCGCTTCCGGGTCTGAGCCCACCTCGGAGCCGAACACCGAGCCTGAGCTCCGGCCCCGCCCGGCGCCCGGGCCCGAGCTGAAGACCGATGCCGGGCCCACGCTCGTGGCCGCCGTCGAGCCCGGGCCGCTGACCATCGCCGGGAGCACCGTCGGCTCCGGCCTGGCCGCGGCAGCTGCCCCCGAGCCCACCCCGGCACCAGGCCCGTCGCTGCTGGACGGCCTGGATCCCGACCAGCGGGTGGCCGCCGAGCGCCTGGGCGGACCGTTGCTGATCATCGCCGGGCCGGGCACGGGCAAGACCCGCACCCTGACCCACCGGCTCGCGCACCTGGTCACCGCGCACGGGGTGGATCCGGCCTCGTGCCTGGCCATCACCTTCACCCGGCGGGCCGCCGAGGAGATGCGTGAGCGGCTGGCCGCGCTGGCGCCCGGGCACGCCGAGCGGATCACCGTCTCGACCTTCCACGCCCTGGGTGTGCACATCCTTCGGGAGCAGCACGGACGGGTCGGCCTCACCGGCGGGTTCGGCATCGCGGGCACCGAGGAGAGGCTCGGCATCCTCACCGAGGTCGCCGGTGGGGAGAAGGCCGCCCGCGAGCTGCTCGACGGCAAGGTCGAGTGGGACGAGACGGTCCGCGAGCGATACACCAAGACCCTGCGCGCCCGTGACCTGGTCGATTTCGACGATCTCATCGTGCAGCCGGTGCGCCTGCTCGAGGAGGACCCGGAGCTGGCCGCGCAGTACCGGGACCGCTACCAGTGGATCTCGGTCGACGAGTACCAGGACGTGGACGAGCTCCAGTACCGCCTGCTGCGCCTGCTGGCGGGGGAGCGGGCCAACCTGACCGCCATCGGCGACCCGGACCAGGCCATCTACCGCTTCCGCGGTGCCGACGTCGGCTTCTTCCTGCGCTTCCGGCAGGACTTCCCGGGCGCGGCCACCGTGCAGCTCACCCGCAACTACCGCTCGGGCAAGCACATCGTGGCCGGGGCCCGGCAGGCGATCGCGCCCACCACCCTGGTGCCGGGCCGCGAACTGCACCCCTGCGGCAGCTTCGAGGAGCACGCGCTCATCGGTCTGCACACCGCCGCCGACGAGGCGGCGGAGGGGGCGTTCGTCGCCCGCACCATCGACCAGCTGCTCGGAGGGTCCTCCTTCCACTCGTTGGACAGCGGCCGGGTGGTCGACGACGGCCACGGCGGCCTGTCCTTCAGCGACTTCGCCGTGCTGTACCGCACCGACAGCCAGGCCCGCGCGGTGGTCGACGCGCTGACCCGCGCCGGGGTGCCGTTCCAGAAGCGTTCCCACGACCGGTTGGTGAACCGGCCGGGGGTGGCCGAGATCCTGCGTGAGCTGACCTACGTGGCGGCCGGTGCCGCACCCGCGGTGGGGCCGGGTGTGCTCGCCCGGGTACGCGCCGCCGCCGAGACCGCGCTCACCCGCGTCCCGGCCGCGGAACGCCAAGAGCGTGCGGCCGACTTCCACACCGCCGTCGACCTGCTGACCACGCTCGCGCTGCGGCACGAGCACGACCTGGACGCGTTCCGGACCGAGCTCGCCCTGGGTGCCGAGGTCGACAGCATGGACCCCCGGGCCGACCGCGTCTGGCTGCTCACCCTGCACGCGGCCAAGGGCCTGGAGTTCCCCGTCGTCTTCCTCGTCGGCAACGAGGACGGGCTGTTGCCGCTGCGCTGGCAGGGGGCGGAGGACGTCGACGAGGAACACGTCCGCGAGGAACGCAGGTTGTTCTTCGTCGGCATGACCCGCGCCCAGCAGCGCCTGTACCTCAGTCACGCCTCCCGCAGGCACCGCCACGGCGCCGAACGGGCAATGCCGGTCTCTCCTTTCCTGTCCGCGGTGGACGGTGGGCTCATCGAACGCCACGGGGATGCGGTGCCTCGCAAGCGCAAGCCGCGGCAGACGACTCTGTTCTAG
- a CDS encoding nitroreductase/quinone reductase family protein, translated as MTTTVLAHDGELTLTTGVQSTRLGYHTDGDHLVVFAAYNGAPDHPSWYEWMLDHPAVTVELDGETFPAIAAVTTGIERYRIWSTAVRQAPVLAEYQVRAGARTIPVITLQRQHV; from the coding sequence ATGACAACTACCGTCCTCGCCCACGACGGTGAACTCACCTTGACCACCGGCGTGCAGAGCACCCGCCTCGGCTACCACACCGACGGCGACCACCTCGTGGTCTTCGCCGCCTACAACGGCGCCCCGGACCACCCGTCCTGGTACGAGTGGATGCTCGACCACCCCGCGGTCACCGTCGAGCTCGACGGCGAGACCTTCCCCGCCATCGCCGCGGTGACCACGGGTATCGAGCGCTACCGGATCTGGTCCACCGCCGTCCGCCAGGCCCCCGTGCTGGCGGAGTACCAGGTCCGAGCGGGTGCCCGCACGATCCCGGTCATCACCCTGCAGCGACAGCACGTCTGA
- a CDS encoding glucose 1-dehydrogenase — protein sequence MPPVTVITGGSRGIGAATARRLTAEGHRVAIAYLQAADAAEELARELLNTGGTCVTVKADTTVQADVDRLFDRAGEQTGPVTGLVNNAGITGPLGRLTDLSGDVLRRVVEVNVVGYLLCAQRAARQMGTSHGGVGGAIVNISSAAATLGSPNEYVHYAATKGAVDSMTVGLAKELAPEGIRVNAVAPGTVHTDIHAAMGDPDRPARMAERIPVGRAGQPEEIASAVAWLLNDEASFTTGAVLRVAGGL from the coding sequence ATGCCACCCGTCACGGTGATCACCGGCGGCAGCCGCGGCATCGGCGCGGCCACCGCCCGCCGCCTCACCGCGGAAGGCCACCGCGTCGCCATCGCCTACCTGCAAGCCGCCGACGCCGCCGAGGAGCTGGCCCGCGAGCTGCTCAACACCGGTGGGACGTGTGTCACGGTCAAGGCCGACACCACGGTGCAAGCCGACGTGGACCGTCTGTTCGACCGCGCGGGCGAACAGACGGGCCCGGTCACCGGCCTGGTCAACAACGCGGGCATCACCGGCCCGCTCGGCCGCCTCACCGACCTGTCCGGGGACGTGCTGCGCCGCGTGGTCGAGGTCAACGTCGTCGGCTACCTGCTGTGCGCCCAGCGCGCCGCCCGCCAGATGGGCACCTCCCACGGCGGGGTCGGCGGCGCGATCGTCAACATCTCCTCGGCCGCGGCCACCCTGGGCAGCCCGAACGAGTACGTGCACTACGCCGCCACCAAGGGCGCGGTGGACTCGATGACCGTCGGCCTGGCCAAGGAGCTGGCCCCGGAGGGCATCCGCGTCAACGCCGTCGCCCCGGGCACGGTCCACACTGACATCCACGCCGCGATGGGCGACCCGGACCGGCCCGCGCGCATGGCCGAACGCATCCCGGTGGGCCGGGCAGGACAGCCCGAGGAGATCGCCTCCGCGGTCGCCTGGCTGCTCAACGACGAGGCCTCCTTCACCACAGGCGCGGTACTCCGCGTCGCGGGAGGCCTCTGA
- a CDS encoding TetR/AcrR family transcriptional regulator has product MEHGGQQPRRPGRPARLSKQAIVAAAVAIVAEEGLAGVSMRRVAERLACSPMALYRHVRDKDELVALVREHLGR; this is encoded by the coding sequence ATGGAGCATGGGGGCCAGCAGCCCAGGCGACCGGGACGCCCGGCCCGTCTGAGCAAGCAGGCGATCGTGGCGGCCGCGGTGGCCATCGTGGCCGAGGAGGGCCTGGCCGGGGTGAGCATGCGCCGGGTGGCCGAACGCCTCGCCTGCTCCCCCATGGCCCTCTACCGGCACGTCCGGGACAAGGACGAGCTGGTGGCGCTCGTGCGGGAGCACCTGGGGCGTTAG
- a CDS encoding MSMEG_1061 family FMN-dependent PPOX-type flavoprotein, with translation MSGDLFSGAVESHEELQAIYEKPSYFDARKQISEIDEMAARFIACSPLVFVASFDAKGNCDVTPRGGPPGFVSVADPTHLVIPDATGNKRVDTLHNVVETGRIGLMFLIPGRGQTLRISGAARVTTRPDVLAGLTSVGKPPLTAIVVRAEEVFTHCSKAFVRSKTWQPQTWLSPSKQPSPAEVMHAHLRLPEVSLAMVERVQQESLLHRLQ, from the coding sequence ATGAGTGGGGACTTGTTCTCCGGTGCGGTGGAATCCCACGAGGAACTGCAGGCGATCTACGAGAAGCCCTCCTACTTCGACGCCCGCAAGCAGATCAGCGAGATCGACGAGATGGCCGCGCGCTTCATCGCGTGCTCGCCGCTGGTGTTCGTGGCCAGCTTCGACGCCAAGGGCAACTGCGATGTGACCCCGCGCGGCGGCCCGCCCGGCTTCGTCAGCGTGGCCGACCCGACGCACCTGGTCATCCCGGACGCCACCGGCAACAAGCGGGTGGACACCCTGCACAACGTGGTCGAGACCGGCCGGATCGGGCTGATGTTCCTGATCCCCGGCCGCGGCCAGACCCTGCGGATCAGCGGCGCGGCCCGCGTCACCACCCGCCCGGACGTGCTGGCGGGGCTCACCTCCGTCGGCAAGCCCCCGCTCACCGCGATCGTGGTGCGCGCCGAGGAGGTGTTCACGCACTGCTCGAAGGCGTTCGTGCGCTCCAAGACCTGGCAGCCCCAGACCTGGCTCTCGCCCAGCAAGCAGCCCAGCCCGGCCGAGGTCATGCACGCCCACCTGCGCCTGCCCGAGGTCAGCCTGGCGATGGTGGAACGCGTGCAGCAGGAGAGCCTGCTGCACCGGCTCCAGTGA
- a CDS encoding sucrase ferredoxin encodes MNGCASWLGEPVAATAPTAATWLCLEQPGPWGRKALLESRLDPALGAELTRRTDGTGVKVLLIRAPGRSDPNRARRVFVARTGPGASSLHAATLEDPRELLDLDLADPQLGEPTDEALLLVCTNGRRDRCCTVLGRPLAEELDSGFRPSVWECSHLGGHRFAPTVLVLPTGYSYGRIDLPTAQSALLAARKGQVELAGLRGRSTWRRPGQAAELAVRELVQDVEADALTVHEERDEPVLVTHVDGRSWRVRVTERALPPAPASCGEEPGPRSAFLGEVL; translated from the coding sequence ATGAACGGCTGCGCTTCGTGGCTGGGCGAGCCCGTGGCGGCCACCGCACCGACCGCGGCCACCTGGCTGTGCCTGGAGCAGCCCGGCCCGTGGGGCCGCAAGGCGCTCCTGGAGAGCCGCCTGGACCCGGCACTGGGTGCGGAGCTGACCCGGCGCACCGACGGCACCGGGGTGAAGGTGCTGCTCATCCGCGCGCCCGGCCGCAGCGACCCGAACCGGGCCCGCCGGGTGTTCGTGGCGCGCACCGGGCCGGGGGCCAGCAGCCTGCACGCGGCCACCCTGGAGGACCCGCGCGAGCTGCTCGACCTGGACCTGGCCGATCCCCAGCTGGGCGAGCCGACGGATGAGGCGCTGCTGCTGGTGTGCACCAACGGGCGCCGCGACCGCTGCTGCACCGTGCTGGGCCGTCCGCTGGCCGAGGAGCTGGACAGCGGCTTCCGGCCGTCGGTGTGGGAGTGCAGCCACCTGGGCGGGCACCGCTTCGCCCCGACCGTGCTGGTGCTGCCCACCGGGTACAGCTACGGCCGCATCGACCTGCCCACCGCGCAGTCGGCGCTGCTGGCCGCCCGCAAGGGCCAGGTCGAGCTGGCCGGGCTGCGCGGCCGCAGCACCTGGCGCCGTCCGGGGCAGGCCGCCGAGCTGGCGGTGCGGGAGCTGGTCCAGGACGTGGAGGCCGACGCGCTGACCGTGCACGAGGAGCGGGACGAGCCGGTGCTGGTCACCCACGTCGACGGGCGCAGCTGGCGGGTGCGGGTCACCGAGCGCGCCCTGCCCCCGGCCCCGGCCAGCTGCGGCGAGGAGCCCGGACCGCGGTCGGCTTTCCTGGGCGAAGTGCTCTGA
- a CDS encoding ABC transporter ATP-binding protein, giving the protein MFEAENVSKRFGRRVVLDQVSFAAQPGQVTALVGHNGAGKTTLMRSALRLAHPESGRVLVLGKDVRDYPSVGRLVGSSLDASALPPNWTGRLAMRVVADLLGLPAGAAEEMLERVDLARASREKIRTYSLGMRQRLALGQALLGDRPVLLLDEPTNGLDPVAQRLVRDTLTERAQAGATVLVASHDLHALETFVDRVVLIREGRIVLDDSLRVLSAAGASLEELYLRAHDAELRKAG; this is encoded by the coding sequence ATGTTCGAGGCAGAGAACGTCAGCAAGCGGTTCGGGCGCCGCGTGGTGTTGGACCAGGTGTCCTTCGCCGCGCAGCCCGGCCAGGTCACCGCGCTCGTGGGGCACAACGGCGCGGGCAAGACCACCCTCATGCGCAGTGCCCTGCGCCTGGCCCACCCGGAGTCCGGGCGGGTGCTCGTGCTCGGCAAGGACGTGCGGGACTACCCGTCGGTGGGCAGGCTCGTGGGCAGTTCCCTCGATGCCTCGGCACTGCCGCCCAACTGGACCGGACGGCTGGCCATGCGCGTGGTGGCCGATCTGCTCGGCCTGCCCGCCGGGGCGGCCGAGGAGATGCTGGAGCGGGTCGACCTGGCCCGTGCCAGCCGGGAGAAGATCCGCACCTACTCCCTGGGCATGCGCCAGCGCCTGGCGCTCGGGCAGGCCCTGCTCGGCGACCGGCCGGTGCTGCTGCTGGACGAGCCGACCAACGGCCTGGACCCGGTCGCGCAGCGCCTGGTCCGCGACACGCTGACCGAGCGCGCCCAGGCCGGGGCCACCGTGCTGGTCGCAAGCCACGACCTGCACGCCCTGGAGACCTTCGTCGACCGGGTGGTGCTCATCCGCGAGGGCCGCATCGTCCTGGACGACTCCCTCCGGGTGCTCAGCGCCGCGGGCGCGAGCCTGGAAGAGCTGTACCTGCGGGCCCACGACGCGGAACTGAGGAAAGCCGGATGA